Proteins encoded in a region of the Mucispirillum schaedleri ASF457 genome:
- the rbr gene encoding rubrerythrin, producing the protein MELKGSKTEQNLMTAFAGESQARNKYTYYASKAKAEGYNQIADIFTETANNEKEHAKIWFKLLHDGQIPSTDVNLKDAAAGEHYEWTDMYAGFAATAKEEGFAKIAYLFEEVGKIEKEHEARYLKLLENVKEQKVFKKAEKVVWQCANCGHLHFGEAALEVCPVCEHPKAFFQVKAENY; encoded by the coding sequence CTGAACAAAATCTTATGACTGCATTTGCAGGTGAATCACAAGCCCGTAATAAATATACATATTACGCAAGCAAAGCAAAAGCTGAAGGTTATAACCAAATTGCAGATATTTTTACAGAAACTGCAAATAATGAAAAAGAACATGCTAAAATATGGTTTAAACTTCTTCATGATGGTCAAATACCTTCTACAGATGTTAACTTAAAAGATGCTGCTGCTGGCGAACACTATGAATGGACTGATATGTATGCTGGCTTTGCTGCAACTGCAAAAGAAGAAGGCTTTGCTAAAATTGCTTATCTTTTTGAAGAAGTTGGTAAAATAGAAAAAGAACACGAAGCAAGATATTTAAAACTTCTTGAAAATGTAAAAGAGCAAAAAGTATTTAAAAAAGCAGAAAAAGTTGTATGGCAGTGTGCTAACTGCGGACACTTACACTTTGGTGAAGCAGCTTTAGAAGTTTGCCCAGTATGCGAACATCCAAAAGCATTTTTTCAAGTTAAAGCAGAAAACTATTAA